One genomic segment of Pedobacter endophyticus includes these proteins:
- a CDS encoding alginate lyase family protein — protein MNRLTMRKFLAMCLCAMLSNVALCQIVSLNATEIKTLKLQLKTETSYKEIYNEFERTTASYLNDVPNPIDTILSEGLLQGHPKKVKTIRALKDMDKMFSLALQYRLSGEKRYLNKSLEFLLAWANKNRGNGNPINDTKIDKAVEAYDLIKKDIPTESKKSIENWLSETAWAEINSKRMNSGRGSAINNWNAHRLKVVGEIGYALGNQKLIDWTIAHLKTHIAINLNADGTSLDFKQRDAMHYHIYDLEPMLKLAIMIDRAKGPDFYSYESPKGASIKKSVEWLLPYIKGEKQHEEYVHTTVAFDRARAKNNEAGFAPGTMFKPMLALPVLQLSVYFDQSQKDLLAGLQQYENVERIINRIKAKQE, from the coding sequence ATGAACCGCTTAACGATGAGAAAGTTCCTGGCCATGTGCCTCTGTGCGATGCTTAGCAATGTGGCACTATGCCAAATTGTGAGCCTAAATGCCACTGAAATCAAAACGCTAAAACTACAGCTCAAAACGGAAACCAGCTATAAAGAGATTTACAATGAGTTTGAGAGAACAACTGCCAGCTACCTAAACGATGTTCCAAATCCTATAGATACCATCCTCTCTGAAGGCTTGTTACAGGGCCATCCCAAAAAGGTGAAAACAATCCGTGCCCTTAAAGATATGGATAAAATGTTTTCGCTCGCCCTGCAATACCGATTATCGGGCGAAAAGCGCTACTTAAACAAATCGTTGGAATTTTTGCTTGCCTGGGCCAATAAAAATCGCGGAAACGGCAATCCGATTAACGATACCAAAATTGACAAAGCGGTTGAGGCTTACGATTTAATTAAAAAGGACATTCCTACCGAAAGCAAAAAATCGATAGAGAATTGGCTAAGTGAGACGGCCTGGGCGGAGATAAATAGTAAAAGAATGAACTCTGGCCGCGGAAGCGCTATAAACAACTGGAACGCCCACCGGTTAAAGGTGGTTGGCGAAATAGGCTATGCCCTGGGCAACCAAAAGCTGATTGATTGGACGATAGCGCATTTAAAAACACACATTGCGATTAACTTAAACGCTGATGGAACAAGCTTGGACTTTAAGCAAAGGGATGCGATGCATTACCACATTTACGATTTGGAGCCTATGTTGAAACTGGCAATTATGATTGATAGGGCAAAGGGGCCTGATTTTTACAGCTATGAATCGCCCAAGGGTGCATCGATAAAAAAATCTGTTGAGTGGTTATTGCCGTACATTAAAGGAGAAAAGCAACACGAGGAATACGTGCATACCACCGTAGCATTTGACAGAGCAAGGGCTAAAAACAACGAGGCAGGTTTTGCCCCGGGCACAATGTTTAAGCCCATGCTTGCGCTGCCGGTTCTGCAGTTGTCGGTTTATTTCGATCAATCGCAAAAAGATTTACTAGCTGGTTTACAGCAATACGAAAATGTAGAGCGCATC
- a CDS encoding glycosyltransferase family protein: protein MNNWFNRNGIHLAIIAFFVIITFAYFSPVLQGKAPAQSDVVQAQAMQKEIMDVKEATGKAPLWTNQMFGGMPAYQIWVPYAYSGATYGIALITKALPNPTGTVLLLLFGGYFLFIVLKVNPWLAAAGAIAFTFTTYNFVLIASGHSSKALAIGFFAPIIAGILLTLRGKYWYGASLTALFLALEIRTNHVQMTYYLMLAILIFVIVEVSQAVKNKTVPHLTKAFGFLALSVLLAVMINASLLWSTAEYAKETNRGKSNLTVATTEKDAGMSKEYAYQWSQGVGESFTFLIPDLYGGASSVEELVKPESNMFKAVADITGGDQAATTQAIQQLGQQLNMQQYWGEKPFTQGGYYFGAIICFLFVFGLFIVRNPLKWWILATTILFILLSFGRHFPFVSNLFFDYFPLYNKFRAVESILAVVGLMVPILALLAVKEVQEGNTDQKVLIKKLTWSAGITGGFALLVAIAPTLFFSFKASNHQQIVQALTQTLQNNAGIAQKIANGLVEDRIAIGRADAFRSFFFILIGFAIIWAFIKKKLNTQLAFGLLVFAVLIDMWQVDRRYLNNKNFEAKASVDNYFQPRDVDNFISADKDPNFRVFDASINTFNDASTSAFHKTVGGYHAAKLKRFDELIQHQFSKSINQDVLDMLNTKYIITQDPQNGSFKMQRNATACGNAWFVQSVQYVANSDEEMKAISSFDAKKEAIVDKSYKNMIDDKRLGTGTEGFIKLTSYNPDHLTYEYSSAKDVVAVFSEIYYNKGWKMYIDGVEKPYFRADYVLRAAQLEGGNHKLEFIFHPTSYYAGEKISLAGSLLLLAGLAFGIYSENKKKKQTAKV from the coding sequence ATGAATAACTGGTTCAACAGAAATGGCATACACCTCGCCATCATAGCATTTTTCGTAATCATTACTTTTGCCTATTTCAGTCCTGTTTTGCAGGGTAAGGCCCCCGCACAGAGCGATGTTGTTCAGGCGCAGGCCATGCAAAAGGAAATTATGGATGTAAAGGAGGCCACAGGTAAGGCCCCACTTTGGACCAACCAGATGTTCGGCGGAATGCCAGCCTATCAAATTTGGGTACCTTATGCGTACAGCGGCGCCACCTATGGCATTGCGTTGATTACTAAAGCCTTGCCAAACCCGACAGGAACCGTTCTGCTATTGCTTTTTGGTGGCTATTTCTTATTTATTGTACTAAAAGTTAATCCCTGGCTTGCGGCGGCAGGAGCCATTGCATTTACCTTTACGACTTACAATTTTGTGTTAATCGCCAGTGGACACAGCAGTAAGGCATTGGCGATTGGATTTTTTGCGCCAATTATAGCGGGTATATTGCTTACGCTGAGGGGCAAGTACTGGTACGGCGCCAGCTTAACGGCCTTGTTCTTAGCCTTAGAGATTAGAACGAACCACGTTCAAATGACGTATTACTTAATGTTGGCCATACTCATTTTCGTTATCGTCGAAGTTTCTCAAGCCGTTAAAAATAAAACCGTTCCCCATCTTACCAAGGCATTCGGCTTTCTTGCCCTGTCGGTTTTGCTCGCTGTTATGATTAACGCCAGCCTATTGTGGTCTACCGCAGAATATGCAAAAGAAACCAATCGTGGCAAGTCAAATTTAACCGTAGCCACTACCGAAAAAGATGCAGGCATGTCTAAAGAATATGCTTACCAATGGAGCCAGGGTGTGGGCGAAAGCTTCACATTCCTAATTCCCGATTTGTATGGAGGCGCTTCGAGTGTGGAGGAATTGGTAAAACCAGAAAGCAACATGTTTAAGGCCGTTGCCGATATAACTGGTGGCGATCAGGCTGCAACTACTCAAGCTATACAACAACTTGGGCAGCAGTTAAACATGCAACAATATTGGGGCGAGAAACCTTTTACCCAGGGCGGTTACTACTTCGGGGCAATCATCTGCTTCTTGTTTGTATTCGGCTTATTCATCGTTCGCAATCCATTAAAATGGTGGATTTTGGCAACCACAATCTTATTTATCCTTCTGTCGTTCGGTCGCCATTTCCCTTTTGTGAGCAATTTATTTTTCGATTATTTCCCGCTTTACAACAAGTTTAGGGCGGTTGAGTCTATTTTGGCCGTTGTCGGCTTAATGGTGCCAATACTGGCGCTGTTGGCGGTAAAAGAGGTGCAAGAGGGAAACACCGATCAAAAAGTATTAATTAAAAAACTAACGTGGTCTGCCGGTATTACCGGGGGTTTTGCCTTGCTTGTAGCCATTGCGCCAACGCTGTTTTTTAGCTTTAAGGCATCAAATCACCAACAAATTGTACAGGCGTTAACGCAAACGTTGCAAAATAATGCCGGCATTGCACAGAAAATAGCAAACGGGTTAGTTGAAGATCGTATTGCGATAGGTCGTGCCGATGCTTTCCGGTCGTTCTTTTTCATACTCATTGGCTTCGCAATCATTTGGGCCTTTATAAAGAAAAAACTGAACACCCAGTTGGCTTTCGGGCTCCTTGTTTTTGCAGTATTAATCGATATGTGGCAGGTAGATCGCCGTTATTTAAATAACAAAAACTTTGAGGCCAAGGCATCAGTCGACAATTATTTTCAGCCTAGAGACGTAGATAATTTTATTTCTGCTGATAAAGATCCAAATTTCAGGGTTTTCGATGCTTCCATAAACACCTTTAACGATGCAAGCACCTCGGCGTTTCATAAAACCGTTGGTGGCTATCATGCGGCAAAACTGAAACGTTTTGATGAACTGATTCAGCATCAATTCTCTAAAAGCATCAATCAGGATGTTTTGGATATGTTAAATACGAAGTACATCATTACTCAAGACCCTCAAAATGGCTCGTTTAAAATGCAGCGTAACGCAACCGCCTGCGGAAATGCGTGGTTTGTACAAAGCGTGCAATATGTGGCCAACTCTGATGAAGAAATGAAGGCCATTAGCAGTTTCGATGCAAAGAAAGAGGCTATTGTTGATAAAAGCTATAAAAACATGATCGATGATAAGCGTTTAGGAACAGGAACCGAAGGTTTTATTAAATTAACCAGTTACAATCCTGATCATCTAACTTACGAATATTCGTCGGCCAAAGATGTAGTTGCAGTCTTCTCCGAAATTTATTACAACAAAGGATGGAAAATGTACATCGACGGTGTTGAAAAGCCTTATTTCAGAGCCGATTATGTTCTGCGTGCCGCACAGCTTGAAGGTGGTAACCATAAACTTGAATTTATATTCCACCCGACATCCTATTACGCAGGTGAAAAAATTTCGCTCGCAGGTTCACTTTTATTGCTTGCCGGATTAGCATTTGGCATTTATTCAGAAAACAAAAAGAAAAAACAGACTGCTAAAGTTTAA
- a CDS encoding UDP-2,3-diacylglucosamine diphosphatase, giving the protein MSKRNVDVVVISDVHLGTYGCHAKELLKYLKSIKPKRIILNGDIIDIWQFSKRYWPESHMKVIRKLMKFVSEGVQVHYLTGNHDEMLRKFDGMEMGTFQLQNKLILDLDGKKGWFFHGDVFDVTMQHSKWLAKLGAVGYDTLILINSCVNWMLTTLGHEKMSFSKRIKGKFKDAVKFINSFEQTAAELAIEKGYDYVVCGHIHQAEKREIITDGGSVTYLNSGDWVESLTALEYHDKQWTVFKYDHQDFVKDEIEDGILSDADDLKSKLDINILLQSIKYEIAQ; this is encoded by the coding sequence ATGAGTAAAAGAAATGTTGATGTAGTCGTAATTTCCGATGTGCATTTGGGCACTTATGGTTGTCACGCCAAAGAACTGCTGAAATACTTGAAGAGCATTAAGCCAAAGCGAATAATCCTTAATGGCGATATTATCGATATCTGGCAGTTTAGCAAGCGCTATTGGCCAGAATCGCACATGAAAGTAATTCGTAAGCTCATGAAGTTTGTATCCGAGGGCGTGCAGGTTCATTATTTAACCGGCAATCACGATGAAATGCTTCGCAAGTTTGATGGGATGGAGATGGGCACTTTTCAGCTTCAAAATAAATTAATTCTCGATCTTGATGGTAAAAAAGGATGGTTTTTTCATGGCGATGTGTTCGATGTAACCATGCAGCATTCTAAGTGGCTTGCGAAACTGGGCGCCGTTGGTTACGATACCCTCATCCTCATTAACAGCTGCGTAAATTGGATGCTTACCACCCTTGGCCACGAGAAAATGAGCTTTTCGAAAAGGATTAAGGGTAAATTTAAAGATGCCGTAAAGTTTATTAACAGCTTTGAGCAAACGGCGGCAGAATTAGCGATAGAGAAAGGCTACGATTATGTAGTTTGTGGACACATTCATCAGGCAGAAAAAAGAGAAATTATCACTGATGGCGGTTCCGTTACCTATTTAAACAGCGGCGACTGGGTAGAAAGTTTAACGGCCCTCGAATACCATGATAAGCAATGGACGGTTTTTAAGTACGATCATCAGGATTTTGTGAAGGATGAAATTGAAGACGGAATCCTCTCAGACGCTGATGATTTGAAAAGCAAACTCGACATTAATATTCTTTTGCAGAGTATTAAATATGAAATTGCCCAATAA
- a CDS encoding glycosyltransferase family protein, with translation MKILYAIQGTGNGHISRAREIIPLLQQYGELDILVSGTQADVKLSQPVKYQLHGFSFIFGKKGGVDHFKTWLNMNLFRFRKDMKQLPLKDYNLIVNDFEPVSAWACRLQGIECVSLSHQAAFKSKKVPRPRTLDWGKLILSRYAPTKHHIGFHFDRYDTFIHTPVIRSEIRALEPKNLGHYTVYLPAIDDKRLVKLLGQVPNVKWQVFSKHSKVSYQADNVSVAPVNNEAFNKSLATCEGLFTGGGFEGPAEALYLKKKLLVAPMRFQFEQQCNAYALKQFGLPVIWGSTKNWLPIIKSWVQNPQKHQFDFPDETAKIIDDMVKKYARV, from the coding sequence ATGAAAATACTTTACGCAATACAAGGAACCGGAAACGGACACATCAGCCGTGCCCGGGAAATTATTCCATTACTGCAGCAATACGGCGAACTCGATATCTTGGTCAGCGGCACACAGGCCGACGTAAAACTGAGTCAGCCGGTTAAATATCAGCTTCACGGCTTCAGCTTCATTTTCGGAAAAAAAGGTGGTGTAGATCATTTTAAAACCTGGCTCAACATGAATCTTTTTCGGTTTAGAAAAGATATGAAGCAATTGCCACTTAAAGATTATAACCTCATCGTAAACGATTTTGAACCTGTTAGTGCCTGGGCTTGTAGGTTGCAAGGCATCGAATGCGTTTCGCTAAGTCATCAGGCTGCCTTTAAATCCAAAAAGGTTCCCCGGCCGCGTACCCTCGATTGGGGCAAGCTCATTTTAAGTCGGTATGCCCCAACAAAGCACCATATTGGTTTCCATTTTGATAGGTACGATACATTTATCCACACCCCGGTAATCCGATCAGAAATACGGGCGCTGGAGCCCAAAAACCTCGGCCATTATACGGTTTACCTCCCCGCTATTGACGACAAGCGCCTGGTGAAATTGCTTGGCCAGGTTCCGAATGTAAAGTGGCAGGTTTTTTCGAAACACAGCAAAGTAAGCTATCAAGCCGATAATGTATCTGTAGCGCCTGTTAACAACGAAGCCTTTAATAAAAGCTTGGCCACTTGCGAGGGGTTGTTTACCGGCGGTGGTTTTGAAGGCCCCGCAGAAGCCTTGTATTTAAAAAAGAAGCTGTTGGTTGCGCCGATGCGTTTCCAGTTTGAGCAGCAATGCAATGCCTACGCCTTAAAGCAATTCGGCCTACCCGTAATTTGGGGCAGTACAAAAAATTGGCTCCCAATCATAAAATCGTGGGTGCAGAACCCGCAAAAGCATCAATTCGATTTTCCTGACGAGACGGCAAAAATTATTGATGACATGGTAAAGAAATATGCTCGTGTTTAA
- a CDS encoding nucleoid-associated protein, translating into MVSFFEASLKQLSIHHTGNKLVEEYYKLSDAPLKIDDEVLGNLLMQYFLKPFEKVNEVYRFYHPNDNLNLNEVYHFVHEIFENNQLFHEDSQQLAKHLYDVANHPKIKSGELYVAYFEKVQIEGEQLDVVGIFKSETKDTYLKVYPEQDGFNMSYEQEAISINKLDKGCLIFNVDKQEGYKVVVLDQAKSNNESAVYWKDEFLKLKIRNDSYNQTNNVLGVYKNFVTQKLDDDYEISKADKIDLLNRSMKYFKEKETFDMEEFGNEVIGNAEGIESFKNYKKNYEEEYESPIADNFEIAESAVKKQARAYKSVLKLDKNFHIYIHGNKDMIEKGYDEGKSMNFYKVYFREEE; encoded by the coding sequence ATGGTCTCATTTTTCGAAGCTTCGCTAAAGCAACTTTCTATCCATCATACCGGCAACAAATTGGTTGAGGAATACTACAAACTATCTGATGCCCCGTTAAAAATCGACGATGAGGTTTTGGGTAATTTGTTGATGCAGTATTTTTTGAAACCCTTTGAAAAAGTGAACGAAGTTTATCGTTTTTACCATCCAAATGATAACCTGAACTTAAATGAGGTGTATCATTTCGTACATGAAATTTTCGAAAATAATCAGCTGTTTCACGAAGATTCGCAACAATTGGCCAAGCACCTGTACGATGTGGCCAATCATCCGAAAATAAAATCGGGCGAATTGTATGTGGCCTATTTCGAGAAAGTTCAAATTGAGGGCGAGCAGCTTGATGTAGTAGGCATTTTCAAATCGGAAACTAAAGACACGTATTTAAAGGTGTACCCCGAGCAAGATGGTTTTAACATGAGCTATGAGCAAGAGGCAATTAGCATTAATAAGCTGGATAAGGGCTGTTTGATTTTCAATGTTGATAAGCAAGAGGGTTATAAAGTTGTAGTGTTAGATCAGGCAAAAAGTAATAACGAATCGGCCGTGTACTGGAAAGATGAGTTTTTGAAGTTGAAGATCAGAAACGACAGCTACAATCAAACCAATAACGTTTTGGGCGTTTATAAAAACTTTGTAACGCAAAAGCTCGATGATGATTACGAAATCAGTAAGGCGGATAAGATCGATTTGCTAAACCGTTCGATGAAGTATTTTAAGGAGAAAGAAACCTTTGATATGGAGGAGTTCGGGAATGAAGTAATTGGAAATGCAGAGGGAATCGAATCGTTTAAAAACTATAAGAAAAATTACGAAGAGGAATACGAAAGCCCCATTGCCGATAATTTTGAGATAGCCGAATCGGCCGTAAAAAAGCAGGCCAGGGCCTATAAAAGCGTTTTAAAGTTGGATAAGAACTTTCATATTTATATTCACGGCAATAAAGACATGATAGAAAAGGGCTACGATGAGGGAAAATCGATGAACTTTTACAAAGTTTATTTTAGAGAAGAGGAGTAA
- a CDS encoding DUF58 domain-containing protein, with protein MKKFFQQYYTNLFLNDRLFAALGVCVVLFLLKFFFAWLGEVPVIATGVLLAFFLIDLFILYRIRQGVNARRFTPKRLSNGDENPIQIEIKNSYGFGVNARVIDEVPFQFQIRDKDFRFALKPAEIKSIHYNLRPTKRGEYNFGLIRAYISSPIGLISRRYNLATANTLPVYPSFINLGQYELMAISHQLTELGIKKIRKIGQSTEFDQIKNYVGGDDIRTINWKATARKGGLMVNTYTDERSQNIYCIIDKSRVMRMPFEGLSLLDYAINASVALAKVAMLKEDKAGLITVSETIGSVVPADRKAAQLGNIMNVLYKEKTRYLESNLEALYSTVRSVVKQRGLLIFFTNFESMSALQRQLPYLRRLAKYHLLLVVFFENTELSALSMEPAKDIEGIYHKTIAEKFVYEKRLMVKELNKNGILSILTPPQKLTVNVVNQYLALKAQQRI; from the coding sequence TTGAAAAAATTCTTTCAGCAATATTATACCAACCTGTTCCTCAACGATCGCTTATTTGCGGCCCTGGGCGTTTGCGTCGTGCTTTTTTTGCTGAAGTTTTTCTTCGCGTGGCTTGGCGAAGTTCCGGTGATTGCAACGGGTGTATTGCTCGCCTTTTTTTTAATTGATTTGTTCATTTTGTACCGAATAAGACAAGGTGTGAATGCTCGAAGGTTTACACCAAAAAGATTAAGCAATGGCGATGAAAACCCCATTCAAATCGAGATTAAAAATAGCTATGGATTTGGCGTAAATGCCCGTGTAATTGATGAAGTACCCTTTCAGTTTCAAATTCGTGATAAGGATTTCCGGTTTGCGCTGAAACCCGCCGAAATTAAGTCTATCCATTACAACTTACGCCCAACAAAACGCGGCGAATACAATTTTGGCTTAATCAGGGCCTACATTAGTTCGCCCATTGGCCTCATTAGCCGCCGGTATAACCTGGCTACAGCCAACACGTTGCCCGTTTATCCATCTTTCATCAACCTTGGTCAATACGAATTGATGGCCATTTCTCATCAGCTCACTGAGCTTGGAATTAAAAAAATCAGAAAGATTGGACAAAGTACCGAGTTCGATCAAATTAAAAACTATGTTGGCGGCGACGACATCCGGACGATAAACTGGAAAGCCACAGCCAGAAAAGGCGGCCTCATGGTTAATACGTATACTGACGAGCGTTCGCAGAATATTTATTGCATTATCGATAAATCGCGGGTAATGCGCATGCCGTTCGAGGGGTTAAGCCTGCTCGATTATGCCATTAACGCCAGTGTTGCACTCGCAAAGGTGGCCATGCTAAAAGAGGACAAAGCTGGCCTGATTACGGTTTCAGAAACGATTGGCTCGGTTGTGCCTGCCGATAGAAAGGCTGCGCAACTTGGAAACATCATGAATGTGCTGTACAAGGAAAAAACCAGGTATTTAGAAAGCAATTTAGAGGCCCTGTATTCTACTGTTCGAAGCGTGGTGAAACAGCGGGGCTTGCTCATCTTCTTCACTAATTTCGAAAGTATGTCGGCCTTGCAAAGGCAACTGCCTTATTTACGGCGACTTGCAAAGTATCACTTGTTATTGGTGGTATTTTTCGAAAACACAGAGCTCAGCGCATTGAGTATGGAGCCAGCTAAAGATATTGAAGGTATTTATCATAAAACCATCGCAGAGAAATTCGTTTATGAAAAGCGATTGATGGTTAAGGAATTAAACAAAAATGGCATCTTATCTATCTTAACCCCGCCACAAAAGCTAACTGTAAACGTGGTGAATCAGTATCTGGCACTGAAAGCGCAGCAGCGGATTTAG
- a CDS encoding AAA family ATPase: MEQEQFNQRTDLTALNEAVEQIRNVLGQIIIGQKQVIDFLIVGLLADGHILIEGVPGVAKTLSAKLLAKSIDAQFSRVQFTPDLMPSDVLGTPIFNTKSGDFEFRKGPIFGNIILVDEINRAPAKTQSALFEVMEERQVTIDGHTYIMDEPFMVLATQNPIEQEGTYRLPEAQLDRFLFKIEVKYPSFEEETAILMSQHNLVNKTLASDVKAVLSVQQIQSARSVIRSLFVEPKLLEFIAKIVSETRNNPSLYLGASPRASLAIVHSAKALAAIQGRDFVTPDDIIMVAIPVLAHRILLSPEKEMEGLTTSDIVHQIIKRIEVPR; encoded by the coding sequence ATGGAGCAGGAACAATTTAACCAACGTACCGATTTAACGGCTTTAAACGAAGCGGTTGAGCAGATTAGAAACGTACTTGGCCAAATCATTATCGGACAAAAGCAGGTTATCGACTTTTTAATAGTCGGCTTACTTGCCGATGGCCACATTTTAATTGAGGGTGTACCCGGCGTAGCGAAAACATTAAGTGCAAAACTCCTCGCAAAATCAATCGATGCGCAGTTTTCGAGGGTACAGTTTACGCCGGATTTAATGCCCTCGGATGTGTTGGGAACACCGATATTTAACACCAAATCCGGAGACTTCGAATTTCGAAAAGGGCCGATTTTTGGCAACATCATTTTAGTTGATGAAATTAACCGCGCTCCCGCTAAAACCCAATCGGCGCTGTTTGAGGTAATGGAAGAACGTCAGGTAACTATCGATGGGCATACCTATATTATGGATGAGCCCTTTATGGTTTTGGCCACTCAGAACCCCATTGAGCAAGAAGGAACCTACCGCCTGCCCGAAGCACAGCTTGATCGGTTTCTCTTCAAAATAGAAGTAAAATATCCGTCGTTTGAAGAAGAAACCGCCATTTTAATGTCGCAACATAACCTTGTAAATAAAACACTGGCCAGCGATGTAAAGGCAGTTTTGTCTGTTCAGCAAATTCAATCGGCACGAAGCGTGATTCGCAGTTTGTTTGTTGAACCGAAGCTGCTCGAATTTATCGCGAAGATCGTGAGCGAGACCCGCAACAATCCGTCGCTTTATTTGGGTGCTTCGCCGAGAGCTTCTTTGGCTATTGTGCACAGCGCAAAAGCCCTGGCAGCCATTCAAGGACGCGATTTTGTAACGCCAGACGATATTATCATGGTGGCCATTCCGGTTTTGGCACACCGAATTTTACTATCGCCCGAAAAGGAAATGGAAGGCTTAACAACAAGCGATATTGTTCATCAGATTATAAAAAGAATTGAAGTGCCGAGGTAA
- a CDS encoding DUF4350 domain-containing protein, producing the protein MKGYKIYFGIGLVLIVVYLVAQYNKPTPTNWAPTYISTDKIPYGTYILHHRIKDILPGAKIEQSRLAIYNTLKNKRSNGSAYLIVAQTANISKVDFEQMKKFMRAGNSIFIASYDFGKMAEELKLRTAQTMSMERPSLNFTNEALKTEANYGFERGIGGQYFSQIDSTRAIVLGVNQQQKANFVKYPFGKGALYLIAEPGFYTNFTLLNKYGAEYAAKTLSYIQKSNELILDQYFATKKNETTDILRVFFKHPELRWAYYLSIFGLIIFVLYDIKRKQRIIPVADPLKNSSVDFVNVVGSVYYHERNNLDIALKKINYFLAFLRGRYYIKTNDIDASFAQLLIEKTGINEPSAKTLTNYFMQIPQMSDLSDHQLIGLNESIEQFYKNTQRHGAGTI; encoded by the coding sequence ATGAAAGGATATAAAATCTACTTCGGCATTGGCCTCGTTCTCATCGTTGTTTACCTCGTGGCGCAGTACAACAAGCCTACGCCGACCAATTGGGCGCCAACTTATATTTCTACCGATAAAATTCCATACGGAACGTACATTTTACACCATAGGATAAAGGACATTTTGCCGGGTGCCAAAATTGAGCAATCGCGGCTGGCAATATATAATACGCTCAAAAACAAGCGTAGTAACGGCTCTGCTTATCTAATTGTTGCGCAAACGGCCAACATTAGTAAGGTAGATTTTGAGCAAATGAAAAAATTTATGCGGGCAGGAAATTCGATTTTCATTGCCAGCTACGATTTCGGAAAAATGGCAGAGGAGTTGAAGCTTAGAACAGCCCAAACAATGTCGATGGAGCGGCCGTCGCTTAATTTTACCAACGAAGCTTTAAAAACCGAGGCCAATTATGGTTTCGAACGTGGCATAGGCGGACAGTACTTTAGCCAAATCGATTCGACCCGGGCGATAGTATTGGGCGTAAACCAACAACAGAAGGCAAACTTTGTAAAATACCCCTTCGGCAAAGGCGCACTTTACCTTATTGCCGAGCCTGGCTTTTACACCAATTTCACCCTGCTGAATAAATATGGCGCCGAATATGCGGCCAAAACTCTAAGCTATATTCAAAAAAGCAACGAACTGATCTTAGATCAATATTTCGCCACAAAAAAGAACGAAACGACCGATATTTTAAGGGTGTTTTTTAAACATCCCGAACTCAGATGGGCCTATTACCTGAGTATTTTTGGCCTGATCATTTTTGTACTTTATGATATTAAGCGCAAGCAAAGAATTATCCCCGTGGCCGATCCGCTTAAAAACTCGTCGGTCGATTTTGTAAACGTGGTAGGTAGCGTTTATTACCACGAGCGCAACAACCTCGATATTGCACTTAAAAAGATCAATTATTTTCTGGCTTTTTTACGTGGCCGATATTATATCAAAACGAACGATATCGATGCGAGTTTTGCTCAATTATTGATCGAAAAAACAGGCATAAATGAACCATCTGCCAAAACATTAACCAATTATTTTATGCAAATTCCGCAGATGAGCGATTTAAGCGATCATCAACTTATTGGTTTAAACGAAAGCATAGAACAATTTTATAAAAATACACAACGCCATGGAGCAGGAACAATTTAA
- a CDS encoding DUF4129 domain-containing protein: MLRFLVGCFLASLLYVCPVNVVAQAKKTALPIVLQTDSSKITPAKFDKEAISDYKDQKAFQYDQQERRQLSLWDRFWMWFWSAINELFVGAASNAVSRYFFIGLGIALVIFIITKIIGAENIFSKKPKETILPYDVITENIHEIDYEQELQRLIGEGKYRLAVRLLYLQALKKLSDAEIIQWQPEKTNYNYLMEISKPELKADFSKLTLQFDYIWYGDFPIDKGRFEPINQSFNQFKTQIK, encoded by the coding sequence ATGCTGCGATTTCTTGTTGGTTGCTTCCTTGCATCGTTGCTTTATGTTTGCCCCGTAAATGTGGTTGCGCAAGCAAAGAAGACTGCGTTGCCCATTGTTTTGCAAACGGATAGCAGTAAAATTACGCCGGCGAAATTTGATAAGGAAGCAATAAGTGATTATAAAGATCAGAAAGCGTTTCAATACGACCAGCAAGAGCGCAGACAGCTATCGCTTTGGGATCGGTTTTGGATGTGGTTTTGGTCGGCCATTAACGAGCTTTTTGTTGGTGCCGCATCGAACGCTGTCTCCCGATACTTCTTTATTGGGCTTGGCATTGCGTTGGTTATCTTCATCATTACGAAAATTATCGGCGCCGAGAATATCTTTAGCAAGAAACCGAAGGAAACCATTCTTCCCTACGATGTAATTACCGAAAATATTCATGAAATAGATTACGAGCAAGAGCTGCAACGTTTAATAGGCGAAGGCAAATATCGCCTTGCGGTACGCTTGCTATACCTGCAGGCGTTAAAAAAACTTAGCGATGCCGAGATTATACAATGGCAACCCGAAAAAACCAACTATAACTATTTAATGGAAATTAGCAAGCCCGAGCTCAAGGCAGACTTTAGCAAGCTAACCCTCCAGTTCGACTACATTTGGTATGGCGATTTCCCTATAGATAAAGGCAGGTTTGAACCGATTAACCAATCATTTAACCAGTTTAAAACACAAATTAAATGA